ATGGTCTGATACAGAGAATTGATGGAATCCTTCTTTTTCTGCTTTCGTGGTCAGTGCAACTATTTCGTCATACGAGTATCCGACATGAGGTTCTATGTGAATACCAATTTTCATAACAGTGCGAGTCCTGAGTATCTGGAAGTAAGGCAAATGAAAACACCGTACTAGAAAAAGAAGTCAAACCTGGCGAGACATTTGGGGATCTCCTGTTGAAATTGGATTTGGATGCGAGTGAGATAGGCGATTGTTTCATCAATGGAAAACTCGCAAGACTATCTGACCCAATAGAAGACGGTGATCGGATTGGCCTATTCCCATTCAATATGAAACTCATTGACGGCGGGATGCATTTGAGGTATCATCCTCAGCGCCGATAGTAGAATCATTAGAGGCGCTTGGAAGGGGTTTCATCCTTCAAATCCTTGGAGACTGATGGAACCGAATTCTTTTCTCTCTTTTTGAAGAAATAGATCCCCATAACAAGGAGATAGGACAGATACGATTCAACTTCCAAAGCAGATGGATTCCCGTTGTATCCAAAAAGGCTCCTTGCCAGACCCCCGATAAAACCATCTTCATGTAATGGGTGGACTGCCCCTCCTGGTAACGCGGGCGGATTTATGTTCCATATCTCGAGAGGACCAATAAGAAGAAAACCTGCTTCCTGCAATTCATGTATGCCATATGCAAGCATTCCTGCTGCAAATAGGATGAGGAACGCAGATGTCCATTTGAAAAACGTTCTGAACCTTATTTCGAGAGAACCTTGATAGATTCCTATACCGACGCCTGCAGCAAGAACAAGCCCAAGAGTGAGGCCAATGTACGTCTGATACCCTTCGCGAATTACCAATGCTGCTGTGAACAGCACGATTTCTACCCCTTCTCGGAGGACCAGAGCGAAGCTCAACAGTGCGAGTCCCCATCTCCCTTCGGTCTGCAGTTTACCTTCTGTTGATGCTTCAATGTCTGATGAAATTTCTTTTCCTTTTCTCTTCATCCAAACAATCATGGTCGTCAGTAGAAGAGATGCAATGATAACAAGCACACCCTCAAAGATTTCCAGTACCACTTCCTCTACACTTCCCCAGATTGCCACTATTCCTCCTCCAATCAAGAGGCTCGTGATTCCTGCTAGGGCAAGGCCCGAAAAAACGTACCCATTCATCGCTGATTGATTCGATTTCCGAAGATAGGCTAGCATGATAACTACCACTAGTGCTATTTCCAATCCCTCTCTTAGAGCAATTATGAGAGCAGCTATCATGTATTTCACTTTCCGTCGACAAGAGTATATGAAACAAAGATAACTATTGTTAATTACATTTATGCTTTGGGCTATGACCGCCGACTGTTTCTATACAGCTAGTTTATTCAGCATTCTAACACCGAAAATTGGAACACGTGTACTAAATTTTCATCAGCTATGCGAATCTCTGCGGAGCAATGAAATTTTGTGAAAAATTCAATCTTTAACAGCTCCCTTTCTTTTCGCTTGGCTGATCTGAATAAGCGCGATGCTTAGAGCGAACAGTACAAGCCCAA
The sequence above is drawn from the Candidatus Lokiarchaeota archaeon genome and encodes:
- a CDS encoding high-affinity iron transporter, whose product is MIAALIIALREGLEIALVVVIMLAYLRKSNQSAMNGYVFSGLALAGITSLLIGGGIVAIWGSVEEVVLEIFEGVLVIIASLLLTTMIVWMKRKGKEISSDIEASTEGKLQTEGRWGLALLSFALVLREGVEIVLFTAALVIREGYQTYIGLTLGLVLAAGVGIGIYQGSLEIRFRTFFKWTSAFLILFAAGMLAYGIHELQEAGFLLIGPLEIWNINPPALPGGAVHPLHEDGFIGGLARSLFGYNGNPSALEVESYLSYLLVMGIYFFKKREKNSVPSVSKDLKDETPSKRL